In Methanothermobacter sp., a genomic segment contains:
- a CDS encoding flavin reductase family protein produces MKFTEFPIKDSYRLLAPRPTVIITTVNKKGEINAAPFSFVMPISMDPPIIAFASMPEHHTSKNVEETGEFVVNLTSLNILDKMWITGKSIPYGENELERAGLDWIPSVKVSPPRIKEAAAHLECELLRMNEIGDHNLYTGSVVHASIKEGSIKEGLLHVEEVKPILHVGGNKFVIGDRVKFVK; encoded by the coding sequence TTGAAATTTACTGAGTTCCCTATAAAAGATTCTTACAGGCTTTTAGCGCCACGGCCCACAGTTATAATAACAACTGTCAACAAAAAAGGAGAGATAAATGCGGCCCCCTTTTCTTTTGTAATGCCAATATCCATGGACCCGCCAATCATAGCATTTGCTTCAATGCCAGAACACCACACTTCCAAGAATGTTGAAGAAACCGGAGAATTTGTGGTAAACCTCACAAGCCTCAACATATTAGATAAGATGTGGATAACAGGAAAAAGTATACCATATGGTGAAAACGAACTTGAAAGAGCAGGTTTAGACTGGATACCATCAGTTAAAGTTTCGCCTCCACGCATCAAAGAGGCAGCAGCCCACCTAGAATGCGAATTATTAAGGATGAATGAAATAGGAGACCATAACCTTTACACGGGATCAGTAGTCCATGCAAGCATAAAAGAGGGTTCAATAAAAGAAGGTCTGCTCCATGTTGAAGAGGTGAAACCCATACTCCATGTGGGTGGTAACAAGTTTGTAATAGGCGATAGGGTTAAATTCGTCAAATAG
- a CDS encoding universal stress protein produces MFKRIMVPTDGSEQAQKAENIAIELAEKLDARVIAVHIMDEKLIYPFEVLEEEGKNILAKVQEKGKRKGVKVDEILIYGNPIHDMKKIAERSKADLIIMGHGKSGLEKFLMGSVAENTLKNVKIPVLIVK; encoded by the coding sequence ATGTTTAAACGTATAATGGTGCCGACCGACGGCTCCGAACAAGCCCAGAAAGCCGAAAATATCGCCATAGAACTTGCAGAGAAACTAGATGCTAGGGTCATAGCAGTCCATATCATGGACGAAAAACTCATCTACCCATTCGAAGTCCTAGAAGAAGAAGGAAAAAACATCCTAGCGAAAGTACAGGAAAAGGGGAAAAGAAAGGGCGTCAAAGTAGATGAAATCCTAATATACGGAAATCCAATACATGACATGAAAAAGATCGCAGAAAGAAGCAAAGCCGACCTAATAATAATGGGCCATGGAAAAAGTGGCCTTGAAAAGTTTCTAATGGGTAGTGTAGCGGAGAACACCCTAAAGAATGTTAAAATACCAGTCTTAATAGTTAAATAA